GGGCCGGTCGGCGAGCTGGTCGAGGCGCGCGACGAGCAGGGCCTGGTCGCCGCGGTCCGTGAGGCCGACGAGACCGGCACGCCGATGCTCCTGCTCGGCGGCGGCAGCAACCTGGTGGTGGCCGACGAGGGCGTGCCCGGTCGCGTGGTCGACGTCGCGGTGAGCGGGGTCCACGTCGAGTCCGACCTGTGCGGAGGCGCCTTCGTCACCGTCGCGGCCGGCGAGGGGTGGGACGACCTGGTCGCGCGCGCGGTCCAGGAGGGCTGGGTGGGCCTCGAGGCGCTGTCGGGCATCCCCGGCCGCGTCGGTGCGACGCCGATCCAGAACGTCGGCGCCTACGGCCAGGAGGTCGCCCAGACCATCGCCCGGGTGCGCGTGTGGGACCGCCGCGAGCAGACCGTGCGCACGCTCATGGCCTCCGACTGCGGCTTCGGCTACCGCACCAGCCGCTTCAAGCAGGACCCCGCGCGGTGGGTCGTGCTCGACGTCTCCTTCCAGCTGCGGCTGGGCTCGCTCGGCGCCCCGGTGGCGTACGCCGAGCTCGCCCGCGCGCTGGGCGTCGAGGTCGGGCAGCGCGCCCCCTCCGCCGACGTCCGCGAGGCGGTGCTCGGCCTGCGCCGGGGCAAGGGCATGGTGCTGGACGCCGCGGACCACGACACCTGGTCCGCGGGCTCCTTCTTCACCAACCCGGTCGTCGAGCCGGAGGCGGTCCCCGAGGGTGCGCCGGCGTGGGAGCAGCCCGACGGGCGGGTCAAGACGAGCGCGGCCTGGCTGATCGAGCACGCCGGGTTCGGCAAGGGCTACGGGCTCGACCACGGCGAGGGCCGGGTCGCCCTGTCCACCAAGCACACCCTCGCACTGACCAACCGCGGGGGCGCCTCGACGGCCGAGCTGCTCGCCCTGGCCGCCGAGATCCGCGACGGCGTCCGCGAGCGGCACGGCATCACACTGGTCAACGAGCCCGTGCTCGTCGGCTGCACCCTCTGACGGCCTCTGAGGGTGGTCGAGCAGGGAGCGGAGCGACCGATCAGTCGAGACCACTCCCGGCCCACGCGCTGATCTCCCGCGCGAGCTCCTCCTTCAGCGAGTCCGGCGCGCAGGACGCCTCGACCGACATCCGCGCCAGGTGGGCCAGGGTCGCGTCGTCGAGGTCGTGGGCCGCGCGTACGGCGGCGTACTGCCCGTGCAGGCGCGAGCCGAACAGCAGCGGGTCGTCGGCCCCCAGCGCGACCGTCGCCCCGGCCTCGAGCAGCGTCGGCAGCGGCACGCTCGAGAGGTCGCTGAAGACGCCGAGGGACACGTTGGACGTGGGGCACACCTCCAGGGCGATGCCGCGGCGGACGACCTCGTCGAGGAGGGCGGGGTCCTCCGCCGAGCGGACGCCGTGCCCGAGCCGGTCGGCCCCGAGCTGCTCCACCGCGACCCGGATGTTGGCCGGCCCGACCAGCTCACCGGCGTGGGGCAGGGCGCGCAGGCCGGCGCGGCGGGCGATGGCGAAGGCGGCGGCGAAGTCGGCCGTGGTGCCGCGACGCTCGTCGTTGGACAGGCCGAACCCGACCACGCCGCGGTCGGCGTACTGCGCGGCGAGCCGGGCCAGCGTCCGCGCGTCGAGCGGGTGACGGGTGCGGTTGGCGGCGACCACGAGCCCGATCCCGACACCGGTCCGCGCCGAGGCGTCGGCCACGGCGTCGAGGACCAGCTCGGTGAACCTGGTGATCCCCCCGAACTTCGCGGCATAGCCGCTCGGGTCCACCTGGAGCTCCAGCCAGCGGCCCCCGTCGGCCCCGTCGTCCTCCGCGGCCTCCAGCACCAGCCGGCGCACGTCGTCCTCGGTCCGCAGCACCGACCGGGCCACGTCGTAGAGCCGCTGGAAGCGGAACCAGCCCTTCTCGTCGGCCGCGGACAGCCTCGGGGGCCAGTCCTCGACGAGCGCGTCGGGCAGCACGTGCCCGTCACGCTCGGCGAGCTCGACCAGGGTCCCGTGACGCATGGACCCGGTGAAGTGCAGGTGCAGGTGCGCCTTGGGCAGCAGCTGCAGGTCCCGCCGACCCTCGGCGGTCGAGCTCGTCGAGACCACTCAGGCGAAGAGCTTCTGGATGCGGCTGACGCCCTCGACCAGGTCGTCGTCACCGAGCGCGTAGGAGAGCCGGAGGTAGCCGGGGGAGCCGAACGCCTCGCCGGGGACCACCGCCACCTCCACCTTGTCGAGGATCAGGCCGGCGAGCTCGGCGGAGGTCTGCGGGGCGACCCCGTCGACCTCCTTGCCGAGCAGTCCCTTGACCGAGGGGTAGACGTAGAACGCGCCCTTGGGCTCGGGGCAGACGACGCCGTCGATCTCGTTGAGCATCTCGACCATCGTGCGGCGACGCCGGTCGAAGGCGCTCCTCATCTCGTCGACGGCGGAGAGGTCGCCGGTGAGGGCGGCCAGCGCTGCCTTCTGGGCGACGTTGCAGACGTTGGAGGTGGCGTGGGACTGCAGGTTGGTGGCGGCCTTCACCACGTCGGCGGGACCGATGAGCCAGCCCACGCGCCACCCGGTCATCGCGTAGGTCTTGGCGACGCCGTTGAGCACGACCGTGCGGTCGGCGATCTCCGGCACGGCGACGGGCAGGGAGACCGCCTCCACGCCGTCGTAGGTCAGGTGCTCGTAGATCTCGTCGGTGACGACCCACAGCCCGTGCTCGTCGGCCCAGCGGCCGATCGCCTCGACCTGCTCGCGGGTGTAGACCGCGCCCGTGGGGTTGGACGGCGAGCAGAACAGCAGCACCTTGGTGCGGTCGGTGCGGGACGCCTCCAGCTGCTCGACGGTGACCAGGTAGTCCTGGGTCTCGTCGGCCAGCACCTCCACCGGCACCCCGCCCGCGAGGCGGATCGCCTCGGGGTAGGTCGTCCAGTACGGCGCCGGCAGGAGGACCTCGTCGCCCGGGTCGAGCAGGGTGGCGAACGCCTCGTAGACGGCCTGCTTGCCGCCGTTGGTGACGAGCACCTGGGACGGCTCCACGCGGTAGCCGCTGTCGCGCAGGGTCTTCTCCGCGATCGCCTTCTTGAGCGCCGGGAGACCGCCGGCGGGGCTGTAGCGGTGGTTCGCGCTGTCGCGGCACGCCTCGACCGCGGCGTCGACGATGTAGCCCGGGGTCGGGAAGTCCGGTTCCCCGGCCCCGAAGCCGATCACCGGGCGTCCCTCGGCCTTGAGGGCCTTGGCCCTGGCGTCGACGGCCAGCGTGGCGGACTCGGCGATGCCGCCGATGCGGGCAGAGACGCGGGCGGGGGACTGGCTGGGCTGCGAGCTCATGCGTCCCACTCTGTCACCTCGTCCGAGGCCACCGCACCCGCGTTCCGCCGCTGGTTCGACTTCGAGTTGCCCGCCCCGTAGACTCTCCCGTCGGTGGATCTGCACCCTTGTTCGTCATGCCCTCCTGTCCCCGGCCCGCCGGTGGCTGCGGGCCGCCGTCGAGGGGCCGGCCCCACCGAAGGGCACTAGCTCAACTGGCAGAGCATCGGTCTCCAAAACCGAAGGTTGGGGGTTCAAGTCCCTCGTGCCCTGCGAGGCTCCGCGCACCCGTGCGGGGTCGACCGTTCGAGGTCTCCACCGGAGGCGCGTGAAGGGAAGTGGTGGATGGTGACCGGCACCAGCCCGGCGACGGCCAAGCAGAGCCGCACCAGCCCGTCGACCTTCTACCGCCAGATGGTGGCCGAGCTCCGCAAGGTCGTCTGGCCCACCCGCGAACAGCTGATCACCTATTTCTGGGTGGTGCTCGTGTTCGTGCTGGTGGTCATGACCTTCGTGTCGCTGCTCGACCTCGGCGTCGGCAAGCTGGTCTTCAAGATCTTCGCCTGAGCAAGGCCTCGAGGGCCTCAGGCAGCCACAGACAACGTCCCGCCAGGGACTGACGGAGAAGGTGACGGACAACCGTGTCGCAGTCGTACGACGAGCTGGGCGAGACGCCCGACCAGGAGCCCACCGCTGACCCCGCGGTCACGGTGGACGCGCCGGCGGAGCAGGTCGTCCCCGACGACGACGTCCCCTCGGAGGAGGTGCCCTCCGACGACGTCGCGGCGGAGGAGTCCGAGACCCTCGACGAGGCCGAGCCGGCCCCGGCCGACCCGCTCGAGGAGTTCCGCGAGCGCCTGCGCGACCAGATCGGCGACTGGTTCGTGGTCCACACCTACTCCGGCATGGAGAACCGGGTGAAGACCAACCTGGAGAGCCGGATCACCTCGCTCAACATGGAGGACTACATCCACGAGGTGATCGTCCCGACCGAGGAGGTCGCGGAGATCAAGAACGGCCAGCGCAAGATGGTGCGCCGCACCGTCCTCCCCGGCTACGTCCTCGTGCGCATGGACCTCACCGACGAGTCGTGGGCCGCGGTCCGCCACACCCCCTCCGTGACCGGCTTCGTCGGCCACAGCCAGCAGCCGGTGCCGCTGAGCCTGGAGGAGGTCGAGAAGATGCTCGCCCCCACGCTCGCCCCGCAGCCCGAGACCGGCGACGGCGCCGACGGCACCACGTCGCCGAGCGGCGCCAAGGCCAAGCCCAAGGTCGAGGTCGCCGACTTCAGCGTCTCCGACTCCGTCATGGTGGTCGACGGGCCGTTCGCGACCCTGCACGCCACGCTCACCGAGATCAACGCCGACACCCAGAGGGTCAAGGCGCTGGTCGAGATCTTCGGCCGGGAGACCCCGGTCGAGCTGAGCTTCACCCAGATCCAGAAGGTCTGAGACCCGGGTCGAGGAGCGCCGCCGGCGGCGACGCGCCTCCACCCCCAGCAGTAGTGGCAGGGGAACCACCCCGCGATGACCACATGAGAGAAAGAAGAAGGAAGCAATGCCTCCCAAGAAGAAGATCGCCGCGCTGGTCAAGGTGCAGCTGAACGCCGGGGCGGCCACTCCTGCTCCGCCGGTCGGCACCGCCCTCGGTCCGCACGGCGTCAACATCATGGAGTTCTGCAAGGCGTACAACGCGGCCACCGAGTCGCAGCGCGGCCAGGTGATCCCCGTCGAGATCACCATCTACGAGGACCGCTCGTTCACCTTCGTCACCAAGACCCCGCCGGCCGCCGAGCTGATCAAGAAGGCCGCCGGCCTGGCCAAGGGCTCCTCGGTCCCGCACAAGGACAAGGTCGGTCGCCTGACCCGTGACCAGGTCCGCGAGATCGCCGAGGGCAAGCTGCCCGACCTCAACGCCAACGACGTCGACGCGGCGATGAAGATCGTCGAGGGCACCGCCCGCTCGATGGGCGTGACCATCGAGGGCTGAGCGCCCCCTGACGGTGGTCGCGCCCTGTCGGGACCACCAGCACCACCCAGCAGCTCGTGGGAGGCCCGCTCTGCGGCCGCACCACACCTGATCCTCTGAAAGGGGAACCAGCACCATGCAGCGCAGCAAGAACTACCGCGCGGCGGCCGACGCCTTCGACCAGGACGAGGTGTACGCCCCGCTGGCCGCCATCAAGGTGGCCAAGGCCGGCTCCAAGAAGAAGTTCGACGAGACCGTCGACGTCGCGATGCGCCTCGGGGTCGACCCCCGCAAGGCCGACCAGATGGTCCGCGGCACCGTCAACCTGCCGCACGGCACCGGCAAGACCGCCAGGGTCCTGGTCTTCGCCAACGCCGACAAGGCAGAGGCGGCCCGCGAGGCCGGTGCCGACTTCGTCGGCGGCGACGACATGATCGAGAAGGTCCAGGGCGGCTGGCTCGACTTCGACGCCGCGGTCGCGACCCCGGACATGATGGGCAAGCTCGCCCGCCTGGGCAAGGTGCTCGGCCCGCGCGGCCTCATGCCCAACCCCAAGACCGGCACGGTCACGATGGACGTCGCCAAGGCGGTCAACGACATCAAGGGCGGCAAGATCGAGTTCCGCGTGGACCGTCACGCCAACCTGCACTTCATCATCGGCAAGGCCTCGTTCTCCGAGACCCAGCTCGCGGAGAACTACGCCGCGGCGCTCGAGGAGGTCCTGCGGCTCAAGCCGGCCAGCTCCAAGGGTCGTTACATCCGCAAGATCACGGTGTCCACCACCATGGGCCCCGGCATCCAGGTCGACCCCAACCGCACCCGCAACGTGGCGGTCGAGGACGACGCGCAGGCCTGACCGCACGACGTACGACGCCCCCTCCCGCCGGCGCGGGAGGGGGCGTTCGTCGTCCGGGACCGGGGCCGTCCTACTCCACGAACACCCGCTCGTCCATGAGCTTCTCCCGGACCAGCTGGCCCTTCGTCTCGAAGCGGGACTGGTCGAAGCGCTTGGGGAACTCCAGGTCCACGCCGGTCACCCCGCTGCGGCTCTTCTCGATCGAGATCACGGCCCAGTGCTTGAACCGCTCGATGTTGCCGGCGTCGTAGACCAGGTGGTGACGGGCCACGACGTCGTACTTGTTGTTGAGCATGAGGATGGTGTCGGCCTCGTAGGCCAGCGCGCTCGACCCGCGCAGGTGGTTGACCCGCATCCGGACGCCGGCGGTGATGCCCTCCTTGTCGGAGGCGACGACGCACAGCACGGGCACGTCGTAGTCCAGCGCCATGTCCTTGACGCCCTCGACCACGTGGGTGATCCGCTCGTCCTCGTTGGGGGTCCCGGGGAAGGGGATCTTCTGGAGGTAGTCGATGCACACGAACGGCGAGACCCCGGTGACCTCGCGCATCTCGACGATCGCCTGCTTGATCGCGTCGAGGTCGGTCTG
This genomic window from Nocardioides marmoribigeumensis contains:
- a CDS encoding UDP-N-acetylmuramate dehydrogenase, yielding MPEAPRPPVRLADRTTLRLGGPVGELVEARDEQGLVAAVREADETGTPMLLLGGGSNLVVADEGVPGRVVDVAVSGVHVESDLCGGAFVTVAAGEGWDDLVARAVQEGWVGLEALSGIPGRVGATPIQNVGAYGQEVAQTIARVRVWDRREQTVRTLMASDCGFGYRTSRFKQDPARWVVLDVSFQLRLGSLGAPVAYAELARALGVEVGQRAPSADVREAVLGLRRGKGMVLDAADHDTWSAGSFFTNPVVEPEAVPEGAPAWEQPDGRVKTSAAWLIEHAGFGKGYGLDHGEGRVALSTKHTLALTNRGGASTAELLALAAEIRDGVRERHGITLVNEPVLVGCTL
- a CDS encoding adenosine deaminase — translated: MVSTSSTAEGRRDLQLLPKAHLHLHFTGSMRHGTLVELAERDGHVLPDALVEDWPPRLSAADEKGWFRFQRLYDVARSVLRTEDDVRRLVLEAAEDDGADGGRWLELQVDPSGYAAKFGGITRFTELVLDAVADASARTGVGIGLVVAANRTRHPLDARTLARLAAQYADRGVVGFGLSNDERRGTTADFAAAFAIARRAGLRALPHAGELVGPANIRVAVEQLGADRLGHGVRSAEDPALLDEVVRRGIALEVCPTSNVSLGVFSDLSSVPLPTLLEAGATVALGADDPLLFGSRLHGQYAAVRAAHDLDDATLAHLARMSVEASCAPDSLKEELAREISAWAGSGLD
- a CDS encoding pyridoxal phosphate-dependent aminotransferase; its protein translation is MSSQPSQSPARVSARIGGIAESATLAVDARAKALKAEGRPVIGFGAGEPDFPTPGYIVDAAVEACRDSANHRYSPAGGLPALKKAIAEKTLRDSGYRVEPSQVLVTNGGKQAVYEAFATLLDPGDEVLLPAPYWTTYPEAIRLAGGVPVEVLADETQDYLVTVEQLEASRTDRTKVLLFCSPSNPTGAVYTREQVEAIGRWADEHGLWVVTDEIYEHLTYDGVEAVSLPVAVPEIADRTVVLNGVAKTYAMTGWRVGWLIGPADVVKAATNLQSHATSNVCNVAQKAALAALTGDLSAVDEMRSAFDRRRRTMVEMLNEIDGVVCPEPKGAFYVYPSVKGLLGKEVDGVAPQTSAELAGLILDKVEVAVVPGEAFGSPGYLRLSYALGDDDLVEGVSRIQKLFA
- the secE gene encoding preprotein translocase subunit SecE; protein product: MVTGTSPATAKQSRTSPSTFYRQMVAELRKVVWPTREQLITYFWVVLVFVLVVMTFVSLLDLGVGKLVFKIFA
- the nusG gene encoding transcription termination/antitermination protein NusG, which translates into the protein MSQSYDELGETPDQEPTADPAVTVDAPAEQVVPDDDVPSEEVPSDDVAAEESETLDEAEPAPADPLEEFRERLRDQIGDWFVVHTYSGMENRVKTNLESRITSLNMEDYIHEVIVPTEEVAEIKNGQRKMVRRTVLPGYVLVRMDLTDESWAAVRHTPSVTGFVGHSQQPVPLSLEEVEKMLAPTLAPQPETGDGADGTTSPSGAKAKPKVEVADFSVSDSVMVVDGPFATLHATLTEINADTQRVKALVEIFGRETPVELSFTQIQKV
- the rplK gene encoding 50S ribosomal protein L11; translation: MPPKKKIAALVKVQLNAGAATPAPPVGTALGPHGVNIMEFCKAYNAATESQRGQVIPVEITIYEDRSFTFVTKTPPAAELIKKAAGLAKGSSVPHKDKVGRLTRDQVREIAEGKLPDLNANDVDAAMKIVEGTARSMGVTIEG
- the rplA gene encoding 50S ribosomal protein L1, producing MQRSKNYRAAADAFDQDEVYAPLAAIKVAKAGSKKKFDETVDVAMRLGVDPRKADQMVRGTVNLPHGTGKTARVLVFANADKAEAAREAGADFVGGDDMIEKVQGGWLDFDAAVATPDMMGKLARLGKVLGPRGLMPNPKTGTVTMDVAKAVNDIKGGKIEFRVDRHANLHFIIGKASFSETQLAENYAAALEEVLRLKPASSKGRYIRKITVSTTMGPGIQVDPNRTRNVAVEDDAQA
- a CDS encoding DnaB-like helicase C-terminal domain-containing protein produces the protein MDLLMQSLTETLDAADYRVQSGRHAVDRVWPTGFDALDEYLTGGFRSGDLVLCGGQQGAGKTTFVLQVARNIARAGRPVLYFCYEHDQETMLIRLLALESGLIGGIEAPNIQRIRRTFEASDGLGRNLGERLADTSGGAEAIEIVREYSDRLVVHRSSGSQTDLDAIKQAIVEMREVTGVSPFVCIDYLQKIPFPGTPNEDERITHVVEGVKDMALDYDVPVLCVVASDKEGITAGVRMRVNHLRGSSALAYEADTILMLNNKYDVVARHHLVYDAGNIERFKHWAVISIEKSRSGVTGVDLEFPKRFDQSRFETKGQLVREKLMDERVFVE